In Crinalium epipsammum PCC 9333, the following are encoded in one genomic region:
- a CDS encoding mechanosensitive ion channel family protein, protein MKNFWKHLQETLLNSNISIADISLTEIGIIVTILMLTQLLRGLFSSIIIKKIKDFTSGTSTTLDDELVVILEQPLGWLILIAGLWIVQLILADNLPLQVSEMLRKLLSLSAIVAGAYIVYRASPLLGEILRKLTLHTKTELDDLLVPYVPRLFQTVALAVVVLKASEVLLGASTNALVGLFGGVGITFGLLIKDIIYDWFCTIIIYIDNLYRPGDWVMVEGIDGSVQVLEVGIRTTKLRLAKWDSIKKIPNSKMITGIVENWSQNPGTEESFGINLTLNIDSISAEKTAIICQAIQKMPSSINSLHDQCFVWLDRLEQNARIINIRAFNNNFDLYFNACQELNLAILSILEKEGIDTLHLEFRTYLENYQHTSNKNVKTIT, encoded by the coding sequence ATGAAAAATTTTTGGAAACACTTGCAGGAAACGCTACTTAATTCAAACATAAGTATTGCAGACATATCCCTAACTGAAATAGGTATCATCGTCACTATCCTCATGCTCACACAACTGTTGAGAGGGTTGTTTTCTTCGATTATCATCAAGAAAATCAAGGATTTTACTAGCGGAACAAGTACCACATTAGACGATGAGTTAGTTGTGATTCTTGAGCAACCGTTAGGCTGGCTGATTTTGATTGCTGGACTTTGGATAGTGCAATTGATTTTGGCAGATAACCTACCGCTTCAAGTAAGCGAGATGCTGAGAAAACTTCTCAGTTTGAGTGCTATTGTTGCAGGTGCATATATTGTTTACCGTGCCTCTCCACTGTTGGGAGAGATACTGAGAAAACTAACACTGCATACTAAAACCGAACTAGACGATTTGCTCGTACCCTACGTGCCTCGCTTGTTTCAGACAGTGGCACTCGCTGTTGTAGTTTTAAAAGCAAGTGAGGTATTGTTAGGAGCCTCTACAAATGCGCTTGTGGGTCTGTTCGGTGGAGTAGGAATCACCTTCGGTTTATTAATCAAAGACATTATTTATGACTGGTTTTGTACCATTATTATTTACATAGATAATCTATATCGACCTGGTGACTGGGTGATGGTGGAGGGAATAGATGGCAGTGTTCAAGTGTTAGAAGTTGGCATTAGAACTACAAAGCTTCGTCTAGCCAAATGGGATTCTATCAAAAAGATACCCAATTCCAAAATGATTACTGGAATTGTAGAGAATTGGTCACAAAATCCTGGCACTGAAGAATCATTTGGCATTAATTTAACTCTCAACATTGACAGTATTTCGGCTGAAAAGACTGCTATAATTTGTCAGGCAATTCAAAAGATGCCTAGTTCGATTAATTCTTTACACGATCAATGTTTTGTTTGGCTAGACAGACTTGAGCAGAATGCTCGCATCATCAATATTCGCGCATTTAATAACAATTTTGATTTATACTTTAACGCTTGCCAAGAATTAAATTTAGCCATTTTATCCATACTAGAAAAAGAGGGTATAGATACGCTACATCTTGAATTTAGAACATACTTGGAAAACTATCAACATACTTCAAATAAAAATGTTAAAACTATAACTTAA
- a CDS encoding DMT family transporter — protein MYNTLERTTDAVAQQPPRSLKLISLFLAIFALSFAAIFIRLSERELGPVATIFNRFWVATLILGLGNLLTRLSQRHSGDSPLEKPHYTSSDLVLLLTMSVFFTGTLITWAWSLTQTSVANSNLLHNVTPLFTTAIGWLFLSQSFEGRFLIGMVLAISGSILIGLGDLRLASDNFTGDSLAMLSAVFSAANLLTVEKLRAKFSATTLLLWCSFFGTVLTFPIVVLTEDVLFPSSWAGWLAIVAQALICQVLGQSLQAHNLKQFSSGFVSVFLLLDPVITAILAWIIFSEKLNPLNWLAFSVVLAGIYIAKSSQGAEKITLLASKP, from the coding sequence ATGTATAACACCCTAGAGCGGACAACAGATGCGGTCGCGCAGCAACCCCCAAGAAGTCTCAAACTAATTTCGTTATTTCTCGCGATCTTTGCTTTATCCTTTGCCGCCATCTTCATTAGATTGAGTGAACGGGAACTAGGTCCTGTGGCGACAATATTCAATCGCTTCTGGGTAGCCACTCTGATTTTAGGATTAGGAAATCTGCTCACTCGCTTGAGCCAAAGACACTCCGGCGACTCCCCCCTCGAAAAGCCACATTACACCAGCAGCGATCTAGTCTTGTTGCTGACAATGAGTGTTTTTTTCACAGGCACCTTAATCACCTGGGCTTGGTCTCTAACTCAGACCAGTGTGGCAAACTCTAATCTACTACATAACGTCACCCCGCTTTTCACCACTGCGATCGGATGGCTGTTTCTCAGTCAATCTTTTGAAGGCAGATTCCTCATTGGCATGGTACTTGCCATCAGTGGATCAATCTTAATTGGACTCGGTGATTTGCGTCTAGCCAGTGATAACTTTACAGGTGACTCGCTTGCCATGCTATCTGCCGTCTTTTCTGCCGCCAACCTGCTAACTGTTGAAAAACTTCGAGCCAAGTTTAGTGCGACAACCCTACTTTTGTGGTGTTCCTTTTTCGGGACAGTGTTAACTTTCCCCATCGTTGTGCTAACGGAAGATGTACTTTTTCCCTCTTCTTGGGCTGGGTGGTTGGCAATAGTTGCCCAAGCATTAATCTGCCAAGTTTTAGGTCAAAGTCTTCAAGCTCATAACCTCAAACAATTTTCTTCTGGGTTCGTGTCCGTGTTCTTGCTGCTAGATCCAGTAATTACAGCCATACTTGCTTGGATCATCTTTTCTGAAAAGTTAAATCCTCTCAACTGGTTAGCTTTTTCTGTAGTTTTGGCAGGCATATACATCGCTAAGTCTAGTCAAGGAGCCGAGAAAATTACTTTGTTGGCAAGTAAACCGTAA
- a CDS encoding bestrophin family protein: MKTKTKNWFILAFQIKGSVIPVIYQRVIGFGVFSFIISVLYYFNLPVSQPIFASIIPSIVLGLLLVFRTNTAYERFWEGRRLWGNLGNDARNLAWQIGAMMNDIEPEDRAKRIAVLRLVAAFLVACKLYLRSEPVNRELEQLMSRSQYLQLKTINNPPLQITFWIADYLQQQYQRGNAVLHYSHVVFLQTTVKSMMESLGHCERILRTPLPLAYSIHLKQLLLIYCLLLPFQLVKDLGWGTGIFVGLISFTLLGIEEIGLEIENPFGYDPNDLPLDTICDTIKYDIEEFISFTTRFQLK; the protein is encoded by the coding sequence ATGAAAACAAAAACAAAAAACTGGTTTATACTTGCTTTCCAGATAAAAGGGTCAGTTATCCCAGTCATTTATCAACGAGTTATTGGGTTTGGTGTATTTAGCTTTATTATTTCTGTACTTTACTATTTTAACCTCCCTGTATCCCAACCTATTTTTGCAAGTATCATTCCCAGCATCGTCTTAGGTTTATTATTAGTTTTCCGAACTAACACTGCTTACGAACGGTTTTGGGAAGGTCGTAGATTATGGGGAAATTTAGGTAACGATGCCCGTAACCTGGCTTGGCAAATTGGGGCAATGATGAACGATATTGAACCCGAAGATAGAGCCAAAAGAATTGCAGTTTTACGCCTCGTAGCTGCTTTCCTGGTGGCGTGTAAGTTGTATCTTAGGTCAGAACCTGTAAATAGGGAATTAGAACAATTAATGTCGCGATCGCAGTATTTACAGTTAAAGACAATCAACAATCCACCATTACAGATTACCTTTTGGATAGCAGATTATCTACAACAGCAGTATCAACGGGGTAATGCTGTATTACATTATAGTCATGTAGTTTTTCTGCAAACTACTGTCAAAAGTATGATGGAGTCTTTAGGACACTGTGAACGCATTTTAAGAACGCCCCTCCCCCTAGCTTATTCTATTCATCTCAAGCAACTGTTATTAATTTACTGCCTGTTATTACCTTTTCAGTTAGTTAAAGATTTGGGCTGGGGAACAGGAATATTTGTTGGTTTGATTAGTTTTACATTACTGGGCATTGAAGAAATTGGGCTGGAAATAGAAAATCCCTTTGGTTACGATCCCAACGACTTACCCCTTGATACTATTTGCGACACAATCAAATACGATATTGAAGAATTTATAAGTTTTACTACCCGCTTTCAATTAAAATAA